A single region of the Geoalkalibacter sp. genome encodes:
- a CDS encoding 4Fe-4S dicluster domain-containing protein, whose amino-acid sequence MNQILTDPAGRLPLDDPPWRRMSRAEIELFVRALQSAFEVVGVQQQANRQTLARLDDAAALILEFPPRVHSPKKFLFPNWEKLFRFRLGGGVLLEPERAATPRVIFGMHPCDLHAVQVLDNCLFDGEADSAYRAKREVTILIGVDCVPDVHCFCTSMGTDRVAEGFDLFFHRLDGGAYLVQTGSRRGEALLCRYAPQVGARPSEPPLPLQVKQCPTRLDFPVESLAPLMEKVYEHPVWEEVGGRCLGCGACTMLCPTCYCFNVEDRLDLNLAGGERVRTWDSCQFDQFTKVAEGPEFRGNQGDRQRHRFFRKYKYLWDQYQRTACVGCGRCSRECLSRIEPVPLLNRLFAEQAHPALSPAPGAEYRPQLAEILYVAQLTATEKLFRLRLPRAIEFQPGEFLEISVFGLGEAPFTIASAPVVGAEVDVVVRAAGTLTQAMHRLKPGDTVGVRGPFGNGYPLESFVGRDVLLVAGGMGLITLRSLLLGILAQRERFGRVLLLYGARSVGHYLFADELLAWHRGGEIDCRFAAVNGDNPWVVTRGDITHLFKDLDVVPERTTVAVSGPARMYRSLNPLLFRLGIAEDHLFLNLERHMKCGLGKCGKCRINDICVCESGPIFPYARVKHLKEAIER is encoded by the coding sequence ATGAACCAGATTCTCACCGACCCCGCCGGGCGGCTGCCCCTCGACGATCCGCCTTGGCGGCGCATGAGCCGTGCCGAAATCGAACTGTTCGTGCGGGCGCTGCAAAGTGCCTTCGAGGTTGTGGGGGTGCAACAGCAGGCCAACCGCCAGACCCTGGCGCGGCTCGATGATGCGGCGGCGCTGATTCTGGAGTTTCCCCCCCGAGTTCACTCGCCGAAAAAATTTCTCTTTCCCAACTGGGAGAAGCTGTTTCGCTTCCGCCTGGGCGGCGGCGTGCTGCTCGAACCCGAGCGCGCCGCCACGCCGCGCGTGATCTTCGGCATGCATCCCTGCGACCTGCATGCCGTGCAGGTGCTCGACAACTGCCTGTTCGACGGCGAAGCCGACAGCGCCTACCGCGCCAAGCGCGAAGTGACCATCCTCATCGGCGTGGACTGCGTGCCCGATGTCCACTGCTTTTGCACCAGCATGGGCACGGATCGCGTCGCCGAGGGGTTCGATCTGTTTTTTCACCGGTTGGACGGAGGCGCCTATCTGGTGCAGACGGGCAGCCGGCGCGGCGAGGCCCTGTTGTGCCGTTACGCGCCTCAGGTGGGCGCGCGGCCCAGTGAACCGCCCCTGCCCTTGCAGGTCAAGCAGTGCCCGACCCGCCTGGATTTTCCCGTCGAATCCCTGGCGCCGCTCATGGAGAAAGTCTACGAGCATCCCGTGTGGGAAGAGGTGGGGGGGCGCTGTCTGGGCTGCGGAGCCTGCACCATGCTCTGCCCGACCTGTTACTGCTTCAACGTCGAGGATCGCCTCGATCTCAACCTCGCCGGCGGCGAGCGGGTGCGCACCTGGGATTCTTGCCAGTTCGACCAGTTCACCAAGGTGGCCGAGGGCCCTGAGTTTCGCGGCAATCAGGGCGATCGTCAGCGCCACCGTTTTTTTCGCAAATACAAATATCTCTGGGATCAATACCAGCGCACCGCCTGCGTCGGCTGTGGGCGGTGCAGCCGCGAGTGCCTGAGCCGCATCGAGCCGGTGCCGCTGCTCAACCGCCTGTTCGCCGAGCAGGCCCATCCCGCCCTGAGCCCGGCGCCGGGCGCCGAATACCGTCCGCAGTTGGCGGAAATCCTCTATGTGGCGCAACTCACGGCGACGGAAAAACTCTTTCGCCTGCGTCTGCCCCGCGCCATAGAATTTCAGCCTGGTGAATTTCTCGAAATCAGCGTGTTCGGCTTGGGCGAGGCGCCCTTCACCATCGCCTCGGCACCCGTCGTCGGCGCGGAAGTCGATGTGGTGGTGCGCGCCGCGGGCACCCTGACCCAGGCCATGCACCGCCTCAAGCCCGGCGATACGGTGGGGGTGCGCGGCCCCTTCGGCAACGGCTATCCCCTGGAGAGCTTCGTCGGGCGCGATGTGCTGCTGGTGGCGGGCGGCATGGGGCTGATCACGTTGCGCTCGTTGCTGCTGGGGATTCTGGCGCAACGCGAGCGCTTCGGCCGGGTGCTGCTGCTCTACGGCGCGCGCTCCGTCGGCCATTACTTGTTTGCCGACGAGCTGCTTGCCTGGCATCGCGGCGGCGAGATCGACTGCCGCTTCGCGGCGGTCAACGGCGATAATCCCTGGGTGGTGACGCGCGGCGACATCACCCATCTGTTCAAGGATCTCGATGTCGTGCCCGAACGCACCACCGTGGCGGTCTCGGGCCCGGCGCGCATGTACCGCTCCCTCAATCCGCTGCTGTTTCGCCTGGGGATCGCCGAGGATCACCTGTTCCTCAACCTGGAGCGCCACATGAAGTGCGGCCTGGGCAAGTGCGGCAAGTGCCGCATCAACGACATCTGCGTGTGCGAGAGCGGGCCGATCTTTCCCTATGCGCGGGTCAAGCACCTCAAGGAGGCCATCGAGCGATGA
- a CDS encoding type II toxin-antitoxin system RelE/ParE family toxin, with the protein MRVQWTEGAERNLEEIAVFIARDNPGAAAATILKILRRVADQLSAFPASGKPGRLPETRELVFPGLPYVVVYTVIDRAVTILRVFHAARNIE; encoded by the coding sequence GTGCGGGTTCAGTGGACTGAAGGCGCCGAACGCAATCTGGAGGAGATCGCCGTCTTCATTGCCCGGGACAACCCCGGGGCGGCGGCCGCGACGATCCTCAAGATCCTGCGGCGCGTCGCCGACCAATTGTCGGCCTTTCCGGCCAGCGGCAAGCCGGGACGTTTGCCGGAAACCCGCGAACTGGTATTCCCCGGGTTGCCCTATGTCGTGGTCTATACGGTCATCGACCGTGCCGTGACCATCCTGCGGGTTTTTCACGCGGCGCGGAACATCGAGTAA
- the relB gene encoding type II toxin-antitoxin system RelB family antitoxin — protein sequence MGQESMSGRDQVSFRLPAETRARIERLAQATRRSRTFVIEEAINRYLDLNEWQIAEIEQGLEEARAGKVVPHDEVVAKWEARRAGSVD from the coding sequence ATGGGACAGGAATCGATGTCCGGGAGGGATCAGGTGAGCTTTCGCCTGCCTGCCGAAACCCGCGCACGCATCGAGCGCTTGGCGCAGGCGACCCGCCGCTCGCGGACCTTTGTCATCGAAGAGGCCATCAATCGCTACCTCGACCTGAACGAATGGCAGATCGCCGAAATCGAACAGGGATTGGAGGAGGCCCGCGCCGGCAAGGTTGTGCCCCACGACGAAGTCGTCGCCAAGTGGGAGGCCAGGCGTGCGGGTTCAGTGGACTGA
- a CDS encoding rhomboid family intramembrane serine protease has product MDDGSGCSASSASSRGSSHSEPTFTFQVEAPVSSLLFIASSVLSLTLILAPRNSTIGVLTAFGWGDGPLFWQGELWRLGINSLLHNNIFHYLFNIYWVLRFSPVLEALIGSRRYLVLVLLAAWVTGLAGNLTWEAGGIGLSGLVYFMFAYLDRLRPAHKAARRVCDGPTRVLFYSWLLIGPLITLLGLVAIGNVVHLAGLMFGLAAAEWQKRGAGRSLGVRLAPAALLTAALVAGSLYLYRPVLNADWHYWMAYNARDLTEQSAHYQKVLDLAPDNNAARYNLGLLFFEQGNLEGAERHWLECAARDPVNADVCRALFSLYARKGDAAALETWARRLEQVSRFL; this is encoded by the coding sequence ATGGACGACGGCTCTGGTTGTTCCGCCTCTTCCGCCTCTTCACGGGGCTCCTCCCATTCCGAACCGACGTTCACCTTTCAGGTGGAGGCGCCGGTTTCCTCGCTGTTGTTCATCGCCTCCTCGGTTCTAAGCCTCACTCTGATTCTTGCGCCCCGCAACAGCACCATCGGCGTGCTCACCGCCTTCGGCTGGGGCGACGGCCCGCTGTTCTGGCAGGGCGAGCTGTGGCGGCTGGGCATCAACAGCCTGCTGCACAACAACATCTTTCACTACCTGTTCAACATTTATTGGGTCTTGCGCTTCTCGCCGGTGCTTGAAGCGCTGATCGGTTCGCGGCGCTACCTGGTGCTGGTGCTGCTGGCGGCCTGGGTGACGGGTCTGGCGGGCAATTTGACCTGGGAGGCGGGCGGCATCGGTCTCTCGGGGCTGGTCTATTTCATGTTCGCTTATCTCGATCGCCTGCGTCCGGCGCACAAGGCGGCGCGGCGGGTGTGCGACGGGCCGACGCGCGTGCTGTTTTATTCCTGGCTGCTCATCGGCCCCCTCATCACCCTCCTTGGCCTGGTGGCCATCGGCAACGTCGTGCATCTGGCGGGTTTGATGTTCGGGTTGGCCGCCGCCGAGTGGCAGAAGCGCGGGGCGGGTCGATCCCTGGGTGTGCGTCTGGCGCCGGCGGCTCTGCTGACGGCGGCTCTGGTGGCGGGCAGTCTCTATCTCTATCGACCGGTGCTCAACGCCGACTGGCACTACTGGATGGCGTACAACGCACGGGATCTCACCGAGCAGTCGGCGCACTACCAGAAGGTTCTCGATCTCGCCCCCGACAACAACGCCGCCCGTTACAACCTGGGGCTGCTCTTCTTCGAGCAGGGCAATCTCGAAGGCGCCGAGCGCCATTGGCTGGAATGCGCCGCTCGCGATCCGGTCAACGCCGATGTGTGCCGCGCCCTGTTCTCCCTCTACGCCCGCAAGGGCGATGCCGCCGCCCTGGAAACCTGGGCGCGGCGCCTGGAGCAGGTCAGCCGTTTCCTGTAA
- a CDS encoding protein-glutamate methylesterase/protein-glutamine glutaminase — protein MNGTKGDKIKVMIVDDSAVVRQTLADLLSSDPRIEVIATASDPFVAAERLKTQIPDVITLDVEMPRMDGLTFLQKIMSQHPIPVVMCSSLTERGSETALKALEYGAVDIITKPRLGTREFLAEARVRICDAVKAAAQARLVKLSPRSLEAAPKLTADAVIARGSSKAMIETTEKVVVVGASTGGTEALRVFLEALPLDVPGIVVVQHMPEHFTATFAQRLDSLCRVTVKEAEDGDTVLRGRVLIAPGNRHCLLKRSGARYYVEIKDGPLVSRHRPSVDVLFRSTARYAGANAVGVILTGMGDDGARGMREMKDAGARTIAQDEESCVVFGMPNEAIKHGGVDMVLPLEKIAREVLRLV, from the coding sequence ATGAATGGGACGAAGGGCGACAAGATCAAGGTCATGATCGTCGATGATTCGGCGGTGGTGCGCCAGACCCTGGCGGATCTTCTCTCGTCCGATCCGCGGATCGAGGTGATCGCCACGGCTTCCGACCCCTTTGTCGCCGCCGAGCGCCTCAAGACCCAGATCCCCGACGTCATCACCCTCGACGTCGAGATGCCGCGCATGGACGGGCTCACCTTCCTGCAAAAGATCATGAGCCAGCATCCCATTCCCGTGGTGATGTGCTCCAGCCTCACCGAGCGCGGCTCGGAGACCGCCCTCAAGGCTCTGGAATACGGCGCCGTGGACATCATCACCAAGCCGCGCCTGGGCACGCGGGAGTTTCTCGCCGAGGCGCGGGTGCGCATCTGCGACGCGGTCAAGGCGGCGGCGCAGGCGCGGCTGGTCAAACTTTCGCCGCGCAGCCTGGAGGCCGCGCCCAAGCTGACCGCCGATGCGGTCATCGCCCGCGGCAGCTCCAAGGCGATGATCGAAACCACCGAGAAGGTGGTGGTGGTCGGCGCCTCGACGGGCGGCACCGAGGCGCTGCGGGTGTTTCTCGAAGCCCTGCCCCTGGATGTGCCCGGCATCGTCGTGGTGCAGCACATGCCCGAGCATTTCACCGCGACCTTCGCCCAGCGCCTCGACAGCCTCTGCCGGGTCACGGTCAAGGAAGCCGAGGACGGCGACACGGTGCTGCGCGGTCGGGTGCTCATCGCGCCGGGCAACCGTCATTGCCTGCTCAAGCGCAGCGGCGCGCGCTACTACGTGGAAATCAAGGACGGCCCCCTGGTGTCGCGCCATCGCCCCTCGGTGGATGTGCTGTTTCGCTCCACCGCGCGCTACGCCGGCGCCAACGCCGTGGGGGTGATCCTGACCGGCATGGGCGACGACGGCGCGCGCGGCATGCGCGAGATGAAGGATGCCGGTGCCCGTACCATCGCCCAGGACGAGGAGAGCTGCGTGGTGTTCGGCATGCCCAACGAAGCCATCAAGCACGGCGGGGTGGATATGGTGCTGCCCCTGGAAAAAATCGCGCGGGAGGTGTTGCGGCTGGTTTAG
- a CDS encoding response regulator, with protein MRILIAEDDFTSRRLMQKLLAPLGDCDVVVNGAEAVEAFEAAHAEGRPYRLICLDIMMPEMDGQQALKILRRREGELGVAPRDEARVLMTTALDQPRDVIEAFYRGGCTDYLVKPIDKQVLLEKLRECRVLD; from the coding sequence ATGCGCATACTGATCGCGGAAGACGATTTCACCAGCCGCCGCCTGATGCAGAAACTGCTGGCGCCCCTGGGGGATTGCGATGTCGTCGTCAACGGCGCCGAGGCGGTGGAGGCCTTCGAGGCCGCCCATGCCGAGGGGCGGCCCTATCGCCTGATCTGCCTCGACATCATGATGCCCGAGATGGACGGGCAGCAGGCCCTCAAGATCCTGCGGCGCCGCGAGGGCGAACTCGGCGTGGCGCCGCGCGACGAGGCGCGGGTGCTCATGACCACCGCCCTCGATCAGCCCCGCGATGTCATCGAGGCCTTTTATCGCGGCGGTTGCACCGATTATCTGGTCAAGCCCATCGACAAGCAGGTGCTGTTGGAGAAACTGCGTGAATGCAGGGTGCTCGACTGA
- a CDS encoding response regulator yields the protein MAQATDRIVQDTRGASPLPDLRGRQVLVVADCAESRDLLTEMILLWGGECLEARSGSEALACTRQALEAGRRFDLILIDLNSAGARGLSTARALAAETALAKVPVLYLNDEPCPPPDPTSPSGAFCVEKPLRLVDLQDAVSKVLCGRIFGFPRRTKAWLTTGTAPVRLRILLVAEGPANEELVSTLLEKRGHEVSKAAHGRQALELLAGRLFDLILLDMHLPTRDVVDLAQTLRSGGKVPCDPRIPILALTVHQCEDGSRRFLDAGVDHCLAKPFQVQELLALVERYARADNPPAEA from the coding sequence ATGGCGCAGGCTACGGACCGAATTGTTCAGGACACAAGGGGCGCGTCCCCGCTTCCCGATTTGCGGGGGCGGCAGGTCCTGGTGGTGGCCGATTGCGCCGAGAGCCGCGACCTTCTCACCGAGATGATCCTGCTCTGGGGCGGCGAGTGCCTGGAGGCGCGAAGCGGCTCCGAGGCCCTGGCGTGTACCCGCCAGGCCCTGGAGGCGGGACGGCGGTTCGATCTCATCCTCATCGATCTGAACAGCGCCGGGGCCAGGGGACTGTCCACCGCGCGCGCCCTGGCCGCCGAAACCGCCCTGGCCAAAGTGCCCGTGCTGTATCTCAACGACGAGCCCTGTCCGCCGCCTGATCCCACCAGCCCGTCCGGAGCTTTTTGCGTGGAAAAGCCGCTGCGCCTGGTGGATCTGCAGGATGCCGTGAGCAAGGTGTTGTGCGGACGGATCTTCGGCTTTCCCCGGCGGACCAAGGCCTGGCTGACCACGGGCACGGCGCCCGTGCGCCTGCGGATCCTGCTGGTCGCCGAAGGCCCGGCCAACGAGGAACTGGTGTCGACTTTGCTGGAAAAGCGCGGCCACGAGGTCAGCAAGGCGGCGCATGGCCGCCAGGCCCTGGAACTGCTGGCCGGCCGCTTGTTTGATCTCATCCTGCTGGACATGCACCTGCCCACCCGGGATGTGGTCGACCTGGCCCAAACCCTGAGATCCGGTGGTAAAGTTCCTTGTGACCCGCGCATTCCCATTCTTGCCCTGACGGTGCATCAGTGCGAGGATGGATCGCGGCGTTTTCTCGACGCCGGCGTCGATCACTGCCTGGCCAAACCGTTTCAGGTTCAGGAACTGCTCGCCCTGGTGGAACGCTACGCCAGGGCGGACAATCCGCCGGCTGAAGCTTAG
- a CDS encoding CheR family methyltransferase translates to MALTDHDFKRLCGFIYEHVGIKMSDVKRTMLEGRLQKRLRALGLASHRDYCDFLFSAAGQEQELVHMIDVVTTNKTDFFREPSHFEFLSQVVLPEMCNGRGAGHKRKCRIWSAGCSTGEEPYTLAMVLREFQEAQPDPTLEGEIFASDISTRVLDHARRAVYSEERIAPIPPALRKKYLLRSRDPKAGLVRMDSSLRALLRFGRINFMDEDFGFQERFQVIFCRNVIIYFDKPTQERLMRKFCRHLDPGGYLFLGHSESLHGFDVPLAQVAPTVYRRQ, encoded by the coding sequence ATGGCTCTGACCGATCACGACTTTAAAAGACTCTGCGGCTTCATCTACGAGCACGTCGGCATCAAGATGTCCGACGTCAAGCGCACCATGCTCGAAGGCCGCCTGCAGAAGCGCCTGCGCGCCCTGGGCCTGGCCAGTCACCGCGACTACTGCGATTTTCTCTTCAGCGCGGCGGGGCAGGAGCAGGAACTGGTGCACATGATCGACGTGGTCACCACGAACAAGACCGATTTTTTTCGGGAACCCAGTCATTTCGAGTTTCTTTCCCAGGTGGTGCTGCCCGAGATGTGCAACGGGCGCGGCGCGGGCCACAAGCGCAAATGCAGAATCTGGAGCGCGGGCTGCTCGACGGGCGAGGAGCCCTACACCCTGGCCATGGTGCTGCGTGAATTTCAGGAGGCGCAACCTGATCCGACCCTCGAGGGCGAAATCTTCGCCAGCGACATCTCCACCCGGGTGCTCGACCACGCGCGCCGCGCGGTGTACAGCGAGGAGCGCATCGCCCCCATTCCGCCTGCGCTGCGCAAGAAATACCTGCTGCGCAGCCGCGACCCCAAGGCCGGGCTGGTGCGCATGGACTCCAGCCTGCGCGCCCTGCTGCGCTTCGGGCGGATCAATTTCATGGACGAGGATTTCGGCTTTCAGGAGCGCTTTCAGGTGATCTTCTGCCGCAACGTCATCATCTATTTCGACAAGCCGACCCAGGAGCGCCTGATGCGCAAGTTCTGCCGCCATCTCGACCCCGGCGGCTATCTGTTTCTCGGTCATTCCGAATCGCTGCACGGTTTCGACGTGCCCCTGGCGCAGGTGGCGCCGACGGTCTACCGGAGGCAATGA